The nucleotide sequence AGGCGGACGTCCTCATCGGCGGGGAGGAGAGCGGGGGCATCGGGGTGCGCGGGCACATCCCCGAGCGGGACGGGATCGTGTCGGCCCTGTTGATGGCCGAACTCATGGCGGGCACCGGGCGCACGGCCCGGCAGCTCGTGGAGTGGCTGGAAGGCCGGGTGGGTCCTCATCGCTACGGGAGGTTGGACCTCCACCTGGAGGAGACCGCGGACCTCGGCGCCGTCCGGCGGCACGTGAGCGAGTGGCAGCCGGACGTGGTGGCGGGTACACCGGTAGTCGAGGCCAAACGGACCGACGGGCTCAAGCTCCTCTTGCAGGACGGCTCGTGGGTCATGCTGAGGGCGTCGGGCACCGAACCGCTGGTCCGCATCTACGCGGAGGCTCCCGACGACCGGCGCGTCCGGGCCCTCCTGGAGGCGGGACGGCATTGGGTGGCGCAAGCCCACCGGGATGTCGACGCGGGCCGGCAGGGCCAACAGACGGCAGGGCCAACAGACGGCGGAAGGTGAAACGTCTTGAACTCGGATCACGTACTGGGAATGGAACGGCGGCACCGGGGGCGCATGCAGCGGCCCACCCCCCAGGGCGGCCTGCGGAGGTGGGGCCACGGCCGGATGCTCAGCGTGGCGTTCGTGAGTTCGTTTCCGCCGCGCAGGTGCGGCATCGCCTCCTTCACGGCCGACCTCGCCCAGGCCGTTCGCCAGGCGTACCCGTACATCCGGCTCGGGGCCCTGGCGCTCGACCCCGCGTGGGAGGCGCTCGACCGCAAGCCGCCCTACCCAGGCGGGGTGGACGAAGTGCACCCGATCGTGGTCGAAGACCTGGACTCCTACCTGCGAGCCGCCCAATTCCTGGAAACCGGCGGGTGGGACGTCATCAACCTCCAGCACGAGTACGGGCTGTTCGGGGGGGACCAGGGAGAATACGTCCTCCATCTCCTGCGCCATACCCGGTTGCCCGTGGTCGCCACCCTGCACACCGTCTTGCGACGGCCCGACGAGAAGCAACGGCAGATCCTGGTGGAGCTGGCGGCGCGATCCCGGGTGGTGGTCGTACAGGCCCGTTCGGCGGTCGAGATCCTGCAGCGCCTGTACGGGATCGACGCCGGCCGGGTCGTGGTGATCCCCCACGGCACCCCGGCGTTTCCTTCGATCGATCCCGGTGAGGCCAAGCGGCGCCTCGGCTTCCAGGGACGGCCCGTGTTGCTGACGTACGGGCTGTTGAGCCCGGGCAAGGGGATCGAGCAGGCGATCCGGGCGTTGCCGGCCATCAAGGAGCGGGTCCCGTCGGTGCTGTACGTGGTGGCGGGACAAACCCACCCCAACGTCCTGAAGCTGTCGGGGGAGAGCTACCGGCAGTCGCTCGTGCAGATGGCGGCCGAGCTCGGGGTGCAGGACAACGTGCAGTTCGTCGACCGCTACCTGGGCCTGGAGGAGTTGGGCACGCTGCTTGCGGCCACCGACGTCTACGTGGTGCCGTATCCCAACGAGGATCAGGTCGTGAGCGGCACGCTCAGCTACGCGCTCGCCGCCGGCAAGGCGGTCGTCTCCACGCCGTTCAGGTACGCCCGGGAGGTGGTGGGGCCCGGCCGGGGCCTGTTGTGCCAGTTCGGAGACCCGGGCTCCCTGGCCAGAGAGGTGCTGCGGCTGCTGGACAATCCCGAGCTGCGCCGGACCCTGGAGCACCGTGCTCTCGCCTTCGGGCAATCCATGAGCTGGGATATCGTGGGTTCGCGCTACGGGCGCCTGTTCCGGTGGGTGGCCGACAACCCGCCGCAGGCGGTGGAGCCGCTGGAGCAACCCGCCTCCATCGCCGCGTCGACCTTGCCGGCCCGGCGTTCGGCAGGGTTGCTCGGAGCGAACCCGTGGCGAGAAGCTCAGCCTGGGAGGTAGATCGATGCGCTCGGTCCGGTGGCCTGAGTGGAAGCTGGCGCACCTGCGGCGGCTCACCGACAGCACGGGCATCGCCGAGCACGCGGTGGGGGCCGTGCCCAACGCCGCAGAGGGATATACGCTGGACGACAACGCCCGGGCGCTGGTGGTGGTGCTGCGCTACTACCATCAGACCCGGGATCCGGAAGCGATGGAACTGGCCATCCGCTACCTGAGGTTCGTGCTCTACTGCCAGATGGAGGACGGTTGGTTCCACAACGACGTCGGCTACGACCGGCGGTTCCTCGACGAACGAGGCCCGGAGGACCCCGTAGGCCGGGCGATCTGGGCCCTGGGGGAGGCCGTTTCGCTCGCGGAGGTGGACGGGGTGTGGACCGCGGCGCTGCGCACCCTCGATCGAACCCTCCCGTGGGCCGAACGGTTCTCGGGGCTGCGGCCGGTGGCCTTCGCCCTGCTGGGCCTGCGGGCGTTGCTCAAGGCGCCTCCCGAGAGGCTCGGCCGGGAGCGGGCGTCGGCCGCCCGGAGGCTGACCGCAGCCCTGGGCGAGCGGCTGGTCCAGGCCTACCGCCGGGCGCGCGCTCCGGGGTGGGCCTGGTTCGAGGAGCGGCTGACCTACTCCAACGCCCGCCTTCCGCAAGCACTCGTCGCCGCCTGGGAAGTGACGGGCCGGCGAGCTTTCCTGCAGAGCGCCACCGACACCCTCGAGTTCCTGTGGAACCACCAGTGGAGCGGCCGGTACGTCCAGATCGTGGGCAATCGGGGCTGGTCCGAACGCGGCGGGCAACGGGCGCTGTTCGATCAGCAGCCCGTCGACGCCGGGGCCCTGGCGGAGGCGGCCAGCTCCTTTTATGAGGCGACCGGGCGAGACGTCTACCTGGAACGGGCCGTGCTCGCCCTGGAGTGGTTCTACGGGCGCAACGTCCATGGCGTCGTGATGCACGACGAGGCAACCGGAGGCTGCCGGGACGGTTTGGGCGCCGATGGGCCCAACCTCAACGAGGGAGCCGAGTCGACGCTCGCCCACCTGCTTGCCCGCATGGCCGTCGAAGAGGGGCTGCGCCTGTCCCAGAGCGGCGGGGTCAACAGGTCCTCGGCCCTTGCCTGAGGGCCGCGGCCGCATAGACGGCCGCCGTTCGCGCATGCTTCGGGCAGGGGGCGTCGGCCGTTTCCCAGGCGCTTTCGACGACACGTCCGCAGCCCGCAGCCGGCCCTGACGAGCTTCCCGTCTTCCTGCACGTGATGCGGGAGGCCTCGGGGGGCATGATCACCCATATGGCGGCCCTCGCCGGCGAGCTCTTGCCCGCCGGCCACCGCCTGGCCGTGGCGGCGCCGCCGGACGTGCTGCAGCGGCTGTACGGCCGGCTCGACCCGGGGGGATCAGGGGCCCGTCCGGGCGAGCGGGTGGTGCTCCTTTTCCCCCTGCCGGTCCGGGATGGGGTAGGCGCCCTCGAGGACGTGGCGTCGGCCGTGCGCCTCGCCCGGTTGGTGCGGCAGCTCCGGCCCTGCGTCGTGCACTTGCACGGCTACAAGGCCACCGTCGTGGGAGCCCTGGCTGCCGGGCTGTGCGCGCGCAGCTTGCGCTGCGGAGGGAAGCCCCCGCTGTGGGTGTCGACGCTGCACAACGCGTTGCCGGCCCGACGGGCGGCCATCCTGCGGTGGGCGGACCACGAGGCCGGCAGGTGGGCACTGCGGTGCATGGACCGCGTCATCGCCGTCTCGGACCAGGTTGCCAGGATGTGGGAGCCCGACCTCGGGGAGCAAAGCCCGGAACGTCTGCGCGTCATCCCGAACGGGCTTCCGGACCGGTGGTTCGACGCCGCGCCAGGATGGGCGCCGCCCGAGGCGGGCCGACCGTGGGTGTTCGGTTGCCTTGCCCGCCTGATCCCTTCCAAGCGTGTGCACGTGGCTATCCTGGCTGCGGCGGAGCTGGAGAGCTCCGGCCGGCAGGTGCGGCTTCTCGTCGGAGGGGACGGGCCGCTCCGGCACGAGCTCGAGGCCCTCGTCCGGCGGCTCGGGGCAGGGCGGGCGGTCCGGCTGCTCGGACCGGTGGACGACCCGCGCCGGTTCTGGGCCGGGGTCCATGCAGCGGTATTCCCGTCGGCGTTCGAGGGTTTCGGGTACGCGCTGCTGGAGGCGATGGCCTCCCGCCGCCCCGTGATCGCCTCCGCCGGGGCCAACCTGGAGCCCCTGCTTTCGGCCGGCGGCGGGCTCCTGGTGCCCGGGGGCGATCCGGTCGAGCTGGCCTCTGCCATGCGCCGGCTCATGGACGATCCGGCCCGGACCGGTGAGATGGCCAGGCGGGCGAGGGAGACGGCGGGGCGCTTCAGGGCTCCGGCCATGGCTCGAGCGATCCTGGAGCTTTACCGGGCCGGCCGGGAGGCCACCGGGCGTGCGTAGGCCGCGCCGCAAACCCCAGGCCGCACCCGGACGGGCAGCGGCTCTGTTCGCGCTGGTCTGGGCGGCGCTGGCGATGGTCGCCCCCGCAGGCCGGGCGGCGGCGTCCGAAGCCGGCGCCGTCGCCACACCGGCTCGCCGGCCCGTGCTGGTGCTCTTCTGGGAGGGGCTCCACTGGCCGTGGCTGGCCTCGCACACCGCCGCCCAGGGGGAAGGATCTTCCTTTGCCCGATGGATCGGGTCGAGCTCGATGGCGCTCCTCAACCCCCTGGTCACCAACCCCCGCGACGCCCTGTCCGCGTACGCCACCCTGGCGAGCGGCGTACGCCAGGAGAGGCTCGCCGGCCCCATCCTGTTCGCCCGGCCGGACGAAGCCTCTCGGGCTACCTACCGGCGACGCATGGGGCCACCGCCTGCCCTGGGCCCCGACGGCCTGCTGCTCCTCGACGCGCCCCAACTGGCCCGGGCGATGGGCCAGGAGGCGAGCCCGCCCCTGGGGTGGCTGGGGGACCTGATGGAGACGGCCGGGTATCGCCGGGTGGTCATGGGAGACGGGCGGTGGGTGGGAGGGCCGGCCGAGGCGGTCGCCTTTGGGCGCTGGCTTCCATGGGGCGAGGTCCGGCCCCTCGATCTGGCGGCCCTGGTGGCCGTCGACTCCAGGGGCACGGTGCCCCGGGCCATCCGGATCGACGTGCAGGATCCGGAGGCGCCCGGAGGCGTGCGCACGGACTGGCAAGCCGTCTGGCAGGAGCTCAGGGCCCTGTCCGTGCGAGAAGGAGCTCTCGGGCCTCCGGCGGTCTTCGTGGACAGCGGGGATCTCTTACGCCTGGCCCTCGAAGAGCAGGCGATGACGCCGGGTGCCTTCCGGCAGGCGGGCGAAGCGGTCTCGGCGCGCCTCGGGGAGTTCTTGGAACGGCTCCGCTCGGATCCGTACTGGGCACAGGCAACGATCATCATCACCGCGTTGCTGCCGTTACCGGCCCTTCCGGACCCCGACGGGACCGAACGGCCGGCCTTGCTCCTCACCCCTCTCCTGGTTCGAAACCTCGAGGGACCCGGCCTGCTCTACAGCTCGAGCACCCGGCTGGACGGCTTTGCCATCGCCCCGGACCTGACCGCCACATTGGCCCGGGCCTTCGGCCTGGCCCACCCGCCGGCGCCGGTGGCGGGCCGGCCGCTCGAAACCGCACCCGGGGCGCGACTTCACGCCGGCCAGGGGCCCGGCAGCGGCTCCATGGTCGAGTGGCTGCGGGATTGGGCCGTCCTGCGCTCCCGCATCTACTGGCTGCGGCCGAGGGTCATGCCGACGCTCATCAGCCTGCAGGTCCTGGTCCTGCTGGGAGCGCTGGTCGCGGCCTGGTGGCCCTGGCGGCGGGTGGCCTCCCTGATGGCGGATGCGGCGGTGTGGGCGGCTGCCGTACCGGTGATGCTCCTGCTCCCGGTGGTGGTCCGACCGCCCCCTCTCCTGGCCGGGTCCGGCGACAGCGCATGGGCTCTGGCCATCGCAGGATCCGGGGCCTTGCTGCTGACCTGGGGGGCTCGGCTGGCCGGGAAGGCCCTCGGCACGGGTGCGGTCGTGATCGTGGCGGTCCTCGCGCTCGCGAGCACGATCGCCGACGCAGTGGCCCATCTTGGGCTCATCGGGAGCTCGCTCATGGGCTACGATCTGGTGGCAGGCGCGCGGTTTTACGGCGTCGGCAACGAGCACTCGGGGCTCATGCTCAGCGCGGCGCTCCTCGTCGGCCTGGAGGCGATGCGGCGCACGGGCCGCGCCTGGGCCGGAGGGCTCGTGATCGCGGCGACGGCGGTGGTGACGGGGTGGCCCGGGTGGGGCTCCGACGTCGGAGGCGGGCTCGCCATGACCGTGGCTGCCGTGGTCGCCACGCTGGCCTGGGCGAGGGGGGGCGCGGATCTGCAGCAGAAGGGGCCCGATCTGCTCGGGCGGGTCCTGTGGGGCGTGGCGGCGGGGATGGCCCTCGTCCTGGCGCTCGGCGGGTGGGACGCGCTGCAGCCCAGGCCCATGCAGGCGCACTGGGGGCAGGCCCTCGTCGCCTCTCAGGAGGCCGGGCCCGGATACCTCCTGGAGATCGCCCGGCGCAAGCTGGCGCTCAACGTGCGGCTCATCCGGTACAGCATGTATACGCGGATCATGGTCGTAGCGATGCTGGTGGTGACGGCCGCGTTCTTGCGAGCGCCGAGGCTGTCCGGCCGCATTGCCGCCCGGGACGGGGCTTACGTGGCGATGCTCCAGGCGGCCGGGGCAGGGGCGCTGGTGGCGCTCGTGGCCAACGACTCGGGGGTGACGGCCGCGGCCACCGCGCTGTTGCTGCCTGCTGCGTCGCTGTTGGAGGAGAGCCTGGACCGCCGGGCGAGCGAGGCCGTCGCAGCCGGCGGAGGGGATTGACAGCCGCAGTCGCCTTGTCTATGATGACCTACGGTACTGGGTAGGGTATTGACCGCCCAAACCCCCTGGCAGTCCACGGGGAAGGGGAGCTGCGGGTGAGCCAGCCTCGGGTCATCGTCTACTCGACGCCGACCTGTCCGTGGTGCAACGCGACCAAGCGGTATCTGCGGGAGCGACAGATTCACTTCTACGACGTGGACGTCTCCCGGGATCAGAAGGCGGCCATGGAGATGGTTCGCAAGTCGGGCCAGCAAGGGGTGCCCGTCATCGACATCAACGGGCGGATCGTCGTCGGCTTCGACCGGGCGCGCATCGATGCGCTGCTCGGGCTGCGGCGATGAAGGCCTCGTAGCACGTCCAAGGGATGGAAGGGGGATCATGCGTTGAACATCAAACCGCTGGAGGACCGGGTGCTGCTGCGCCCGGTCAAGCCCGAGGAACGCACCAAGGGCGGCATCATCTTGCCCGACACCGCCCAGGAGAAGTCGCAGGAGGGCGAGGTCGTGGCGGTAGGGGACGACGAGAACATCAAGGTGAAGCCGGGCGACCGGGTGCTGTACGCCAAGTACTCCGGCACCGAGGTCAAGTTGAACGGCGTCGACTACCTGATCATCAACCGGTCCGATCTCCTGGCGGTCATCGAGCGTGACGGCCAGGCACCGAGCTCGTGACCGTTGGGGCGGTTGCAAACGAGAGCACGAAGAGCCGAGACACAGGCCACACAGGGGCCGTCTCCACGGGGGACGGCCCCTCTCCTCGTCACGAGGTGGCGGCCGAAGGGCTCAGCTCCGAGGAAGGCTCCAGAGCCTCGAGGTACTTCTCCACGTCGAGGGCCGCCTTGCATCCCGCGGCGGCCGCCGTGACCGCCTGCCGGTAGCGGAAGTCGTGGACGTCGCCCGCGCAAAAGACCCCGTCGCGGCTCGTGCGCGTCTCGTCGTGGACCACCACGTACCCGCGCTCGTCGAGCTCCACCTGGCCCGCGAGAAACCCTGTGTTGGGGGCGTGGCCGATGGCCACGAAGACACCCTGGCACGGCTCGACCAGCGTCTCGCCCGTGACGACGTTGCGCAGCCGTACGCCCTCCACGCTCTTGTGGCCGAGGATCTCCTCGACCACGACGTTCCAGATGAAGCGGATCTTGGGGTTGTGGCGGGCCCGCTCCTGGAGGATCTTGCTGGCGCGAAGCTGATCCCTGCGGTGCAGGACGACGACCTCGGAGGCGAAGCGCGTGAGGAAAAGCGCCTCTTCCATGGCCGTGTCGCCTCCACCGACCACGACCACCTTCTGATCCCGGAAAAAGTACCCGTCGCACGTGGCGCAGCTCGAAACGCCGTGGCCCCTCAGCCGGCTTTCGGAGGGTAGCCCCAGCCACCTGGCCGAGGCGCCCGTCGCGATGATGACGGATCGGGCCTCGTAGACCGTGTCTCCTGCCGTGACCTTCAACGGCCGGCCGGAGAAATCCACCGCCGTCGCGTCGTCGTCGACGAAGCGCGCGCCGAACCGCTCGGCCTGGCGCCGCATGGCGTCCATGAGCTCGGGCCCCTGGATGCCTTCGGGAAACCCGGGGAAGTTCTCGACTTCCGTCGTGAGCATCAACTGCCCGCCGGCTTCTCGCCCGGCGATCACCAGCGGGGCCAGGTTGGCCCGAGCCGTGTAGATGGCCGCCGTGAGGCCGGCCGGGCCCGAACCCAGGATGATCACCTGCTCCAACCCGATCGTCGCCTCCCTGCTTTTACGAAAGGTCTGCCGGCGGTATTTTACCCTACGGGGTGGGGTGCCGTCCCGGAGCCCGGCCGCACGGCGGCCGCAGCTGGCGCCGGCGGCTCGTAGGCCTGCAGCCACCGGATGACCTCCCGCGTGATGCCGCTGGGCGTCGAAGAGCCGGCGGTCACCCCGACCCGCCTGGCCCCGGCCAGCCACTCCGGGCGGATGCCGGCGACGTCCTCCACGAGGTAGGCCGGCTTGCCTGCCTTCTCTCGGACGACCTGAACGAGGCGTCCCGAGTTGTTGCTGCGGCGGTCCCCCACCACGATGACCAGGTCGACCCGAGCCGCCTCCCGCACCGCGGCCTGCTGGCGCAGCTGGGTCGCCAGGCAGATCTCGTTGTACACCTCGGCCCGGGGAAAGCGCTGCTGGATGCGGCGGATGATCACCTGCGTGTCCCACTGGGAGAGGGTGGTCTGGGTCGTCACGGCCACCGGCCGGCCGGAAGGCACCTCGAGGCCGTCCACCTCTTCTTCGCGCTCTACCAGCACGATGGCACCCGGAGCCTCGCCCACGACCCCCTCGGGCTCGGGGTGGCCCCGCTTGCCGATGTAGACGATGAAGTAGCCTCGAGCCGCCAGATCCTTCACGAGCTGGTGCGTGCGGGTCACGTCCGGGCAGGTGGCGTCCACGACGTGAAGACCCCTGGCCCGTGCTCTGGCCTTGACGGCGGGGGCGACGCCGTGGGCCGTGAGGATGACCGTGCCCCGGTCGATGGATTCGAGCAGCGCGAGGCGGTCCGGCCCGTCCAGGGAGCGAATGCCGAAACGCTCCAGCTCCTCCACGGCGTGACGGTTGTGCACCAGCAGCCCCAGCACGTGGATGGGGCGCGGCACGGACGGATCCCGAGCGGCAGCCCTGGCGAGCTTCAGGGCGTCCACCACGCCGTAGCAGTACCCCCGCGGGGAGATGGGGACGACTTCCAAGCCCCGCACACCTCTTCCCCGATCGACAGGCCACCCGCCCGGGTTGGCCCTCGAGCACCGTCTCCCGGCGCTCCACGCTGACAGGATAGCGCACGATGGAGCAAGAAGCACGTCCCGTGGGGGAAGGGGCGCACACGTGTCATGAGTGACGCACAAGCCCAACTCGGCGTGGACCAGCTGGCGGCGCTGTGGGAGGAAGCGGTCCCGGGAGAGCGGCTTCCCGAGGAGGTGCTGCGGGAGCGGCTCCTGGAGGATCCCGACTGTGATCTCTCCTTGTGGCTGGCGGCCCGGCACGGAGGACGGCTCGTGGGAGCCGCGGTGGGGGTCGTCCGCCCCGACCCGGCCGGAGGCAAGCCGGCCGGTTACGTGCAGTTCCTGGCGGTCGCTCCGGCTTTTCGCCGGCAGAAGGTCGCCAGCCGCCTGCTCGACGAGCTGGAGCGGAGGCTCGTGTCGAAGGGCGTGCGGGCGATCCGGGCGTTCGACAGCGCTCCGAGCTACTTGTGGCCGGGGATCGACGTTCAGTTCACCCCGGCGCTGTGCCTGTTCGAACGCCGCGGGTATGCCCTGCGCTCTTACGAGTTCAACATGAAGGTCGACCTGACCCGCCCTCTGGCCGCTCCCCCGGAGAAAGAGCGGCGAGAGGCCCTGGAGCGGGCAGGCATTGCCGTGCGCCGGCTCCGTCCGGAGGACGAGGCGTCGCTCGGGGATTGGATGCTGCGGACATGGGGGCCGCATTGGGCGTACGAGGTGGGCGTGGCCCTGAGGCGGCAGCCCCCGGCGGGCTTCGCGGCCGTACAGGACGGGCAGTGGATAGGGTTCGCCGTGTACGACAGCGGGCGTCCGGGGTGGTTCGGCCCGATGGGCGTGGAGCCGCGGTGGCAGGGTACGGGGCTGGGCATCGAGCTGTGCGTGCGCTGTTTCGAGGACATGGCGCAGCGGGGGTACACGGAGG is from Limnochorda sp. L945t and encodes:
- a CDS encoding glycosyltransferase family 4 protein, giving the protein MNSDHVLGMERRHRGRMQRPTPQGGLRRWGHGRMLSVAFVSSFPPRRCGIASFTADLAQAVRQAYPYIRLGALALDPAWEALDRKPPYPGGVDEVHPIVVEDLDSYLRAAQFLETGGWDVINLQHEYGLFGGDQGEYVLHLLRHTRLPVVATLHTVLRRPDEKQRQILVELAARSRVVVVQARSAVEILQRLYGIDAGRVVVIPHGTPAFPSIDPGEAKRRLGFQGRPVLLTYGLLSPGKGIEQAIRALPAIKERVPSVLYVVAGQTHPNVLKLSGESYRQSLVQMAAELGVQDNVQFVDRYLGLEELGTLLAATDVYVVPYPNEDQVVSGTLSYALAAGKAVVSTPFRYAREVVGPGRGLLCQFGDPGSLAREVLRLLDNPELRRTLEHRALAFGQSMSWDIVGSRYGRLFRWVADNPPQAVEPLEQPASIAASTLPARRSAGLLGANPWREAQPGR
- a CDS encoding glycosyltransferase family 4 protein, whose amino-acid sequence is MITHMAALAGELLPAGHRLAVAAPPDVLQRLYGRLDPGGSGARPGERVVLLFPLPVRDGVGALEDVASAVRLARLVRQLRPCVVHLHGYKATVVGALAAGLCARSLRCGGKPPLWVSTLHNALPARRAAILRWADHEAGRWALRCMDRVIAVSDQVARMWEPDLGEQSPERLRVIPNGLPDRWFDAAPGWAPPEAGRPWVFGCLARLIPSKRVHVAILAAAELESSGRQVRLLVGGDGPLRHELEALVRRLGAGRAVRLLGPVDDPRRFWAGVHAAVFPSAFEGFGYALLEAMASRRPVIASAGANLEPLLSAGGGLLVPGGDPVELASAMRRLMDDPARTGEMARRARETAGRFRAPAMARAILELYRAGREATGRA
- a CDS encoding glutaredoxin domain-containing protein, which produces MSQPRVIVYSTPTCPWCNATKRYLRERQIHFYDVDVSRDQKAAMEMVRKSGQQGVPVIDINGRIVVGFDRARIDALLGLRR
- a CDS encoding co-chaperone GroES, which encodes MNIKPLEDRVLLRPVKPEERTKGGIILPDTAQEKSQEGEVVAVGDDENIKVKPGDRVLYAKYSGTEVKLNGVDYLIINRSDLLAVIERDGQAPSS
- the trxB gene encoding thioredoxin-disulfide reductase; the protein is MGLEQVIILGSGPAGLTAAIYTARANLAPLVIAGREAGGQLMLTTEVENFPGFPEGIQGPELMDAMRRQAERFGARFVDDDATAVDFSGRPLKVTAGDTVYEARSVIIATGASARWLGLPSESRLRGHGVSSCATCDGYFFRDQKVVVVGGGDTAMEEALFLTRFASEVVVLHRRDQLRASKILQERARHNPKIRFIWNVVVEEILGHKSVEGVRLRNVVTGETLVEPCQGVFVAIGHAPNTGFLAGQVELDERGYVVVHDETRTSRDGVFCAGDVHDFRYRQAVTAAAAGCKAALDVEKYLEALEPSSELSPSAATS
- a CDS encoding 4-hydroxy-3-methylbut-2-enyl diphosphate reductase, whose protein sequence is MEVVPISPRGYCYGVVDALKLARAAARDPSVPRPIHVLGLLVHNRHAVEELERFGIRSLDGPDRLALLESIDRGTVILTAHGVAPAVKARARARGLHVVDATCPDVTRTHQLVKDLAARGYFIVYIGKRGHPEPEGVVGEAPGAIVLVEREEEVDGLEVPSGRPVAVTTQTTLSQWDTQVIIRRIQQRFPRAEVYNEICLATQLRQQAAVREAARVDLVIVVGDRRSNNSGRLVQVVREKAGKPAYLVEDVAGIRPEWLAGARRVGVTAGSSTPSGITREVIRWLQAYEPPAPAAAAVRPGSGTAPHPVG
- a CDS encoding GNAT family N-acetyltransferase, giving the protein MSDAQAQLGVDQLAALWEEAVPGERLPEEVLRERLLEDPDCDLSLWLAARHGGRLVGAAVGVVRPDPAGGKPAGYVQFLAVAPAFRRQKVASRLLDELERRLVSKGVRAIRAFDSAPSYLWPGIDVQFTPALCLFERRGYALRSYEFNMKVDLTRPLAAPPEKERREALERAGIAVRRLRPEDEASLGDWMLRTWGPHWAYEVGVALRRQPPAGFAAVQDGQWIGFAVYDSGRPGWFGPMGVEPRWQGTGLGIELCVRCFEDMAQRGYTEAQIAWAGPRCFYARKLGASISRVFARVEKVVDVADEEQRGGRPA